In Flavobacteriaceae bacterium, the following proteins share a genomic window:
- a CDS encoding ribonucleoside-diphosphate reductase, producing the protein MSEQVEPILQENKDRFVIFPIQHHDLWEWYKKSEASMWTAEEIDLHQDITDWTSKLTDDERYFIKHVLAFFAASDGIVNENLAENFVNEVQYSEAKFFYGFQIMMENIHSETYSLLIDTYVKDEKEKANLFNAIETFPAIKKKADWALKWIESPSFAERLIAFAAVEGIFFSGSFCSIFWLKKRGLMPGLTFSNELISRDEGMHCDFAVHLHENHLVNKVSKERIKEILVDALNIEREFITESLPVSLIGMNATLMSQYLEFVTDGLLVDLGCEKVYNTANPFDFMDMISLQGKTNFFEKRVGDYQKAGVLNKEVDEDKYNMDLDF; encoded by the coding sequence ATGTCAGAACAAGTAGAGCCAATTTTACAAGAAAATAAAGATCGATTTGTAATATTTCCAATTCAACATCATGATTTGTGGGAATGGTATAAAAAATCTGAAGCTAGTATGTGGACTGCTGAAGAAATTGACTTACACCAGGATATTACAGATTGGACATCAAAATTAACTGATGACGAACGATACTTTATAAAACATGTATTAGCATTTTTTGCTGCTAGTGATGGTATTGTAAATGAAAACTTAGCTGAAAACTTTGTAAATGAAGTGCAGTATAGTGAAGCTAAATTTTTCTATGGTTTCCAAATTATGATGGAGAATATTCATAGCGAAACTTATTCATTATTAATTGATACTTATGTGAAAGACGAAAAAGAGAAAGCAAACCTTTTTAATGCTATAGAAACATTTCCTGCAATTAAGAAAAAAGCAGATTGGGCATTAAAATGGATTGAATCTCCAAGTTTTGCTGAACGATTAATTGCTTTTGCAGCCGTAGAAGGAATCTTCTTTTCAGGCTCTTTTTGTTCTATATTTTGGCTTAAAAAACGTGGATTAATGCCAGGTTTAACCTTCTCTAACGAGCTGATCTCTAGAGATGAAGGAATGCACTGTGATTTTGCAGTTCATTTACACGAAAATCACTTAGTAAATAAAGTGTCAAAAGAGCGTATTAAAGAAATTCTTGTTGACGCTTTAAATATTGAAAGAGAGTTTATTACAGAATCACTGCCTGTAAGTTTAATTGGTATGAATGCTACTTTAATGTCTCAATACTTAGAGTTTGTAACTGATGGGCTTCTGGTAGATTTAGGATGTGAAAAAGTGTATAATACAGCGAATCCTTTTGATTTTATGGATATGATATCACTTCAAGGGAAAACCAACTTCTTTGAAAAAAGAGTTGGCGATTATCAAAAAGCAGGTGTTCTAAACAAAGAAGTTGACGAGGATAAATACAATATGGATCTCGATTTTTAG
- a CDS encoding HupE/UreJ family protein: MFDDFWFNIKYGVNHVLDVNGYDHVLFLIVLAVPYLFKDWKRVLVLVSMFTLGHTLSLVLAAYDIVTVNGKLVEFLIPVTILITALYNVFTSGKRAKDQKIGLLFFTTLFFGLVHGLGFAREFSILVDDTDNKLMTLIEFALGIEIAQIIIVFVALFLGFLGQTIFRFSKRDWVMVISAIVIGLVIPMLIESDLLS; encoded by the coding sequence ATGTTTGATGACTTTTGGTTTAATATAAAATATGGTGTTAACCACGTACTAGATGTTAATGGTTATGACCATGTCTTGTTTTTAATTGTACTAGCTGTTCCTTATTTGTTTAAAGACTGGAAACGTGTATTAGTGTTAGTATCAATGTTTACTCTCGGACATACATTATCTTTAGTATTAGCAGCTTATGATATTGTAACAGTTAACGGAAAATTAGTAGAATTTTTAATTCCAGTAACAATTTTAATCACTGCATTATATAATGTGTTTACTTCTGGTAAGCGTGCTAAAGATCAAAAAATAGGACTTTTATTTTTTACAACTTTATTTTTTGGATTAGTACACGGATTAGGCTTTGCACGAGAGTTTAGTATATTGGTTGACGATACAGATAATAAGCTAATGACCCTTATAGAATTTGCTTTAGGGATAGAAATTGCGCAAATCATTATTGTATTTGTAGCATTGTTCTTAGGCTTTTTAGGGCAAACTATTTTTAGGTTTTCTAAGCGTGATTGGGTAATGGTTATTTCTGCAATAGTAATAGGATTAGTCATTCCAATGTTAATAGAGAGTGATTTACTTTCTTAA
- a CDS encoding endonuclease/exonuclease/phosphatase family protein → MKLITWNCQMAFRKKAKFILKKHPDILIIPESENLEKLKFKKNVCSPNDAFWYGDNPHKGLGVYSYSDYKISLIDRHNPDFRYVVPLSIKNKYIEFILLAIWGQKPNNGDNYGAQTWNAINYYSDLLKHKNVIIAGDLNSNTFWDKPNRIANHSNIVSKLIMLEIQSTYHYFYNQEQGKEKDATFYLYKDITKPYHLDYCFASTFFIKKLKNVTVGGHKDWSHYSDHCPLIVEFDIS, encoded by the coding sequence TTGAAACTAATTACATGGAATTGCCAAATGGCATTTCGAAAGAAAGCTAAATTTATTCTTAAAAAACATCCGGATATATTAATTATACCCGAAAGTGAAAATCTTGAAAAATTAAAATTTAAAAAAAATGTTTGTTCACCTAACGATGCATTTTGGTATGGGGACAATCCACATAAAGGTTTAGGTGTATATTCATATTCTGATTATAAAATTTCACTAATAGACAGACATAATCCTGATTTTAGATATGTTGTTCCTCTATCAATTAAAAATAAATATATCGAGTTTATTTTACTTGCTATTTGGGGTCAAAAACCAAATAATGGAGATAATTACGGCGCACAGACTTGGAACGCAATCAATTATTATTCAGATTTATTAAAACACAAAAATGTAATTATTGCTGGAGATTTAAATAGTAATACATTTTGGGATAAGCCAAATCGAATAGCCAATCATAGTAATATTGTAAGCAAGCTTATAATGTTAGAAATACAAAGTACCTATCATTATTTTTATAATCAAGAGCAAGGCAAAGAAAAAGATGCTACATTTTATCTCTATAAAGACATCACCAAACCTTATCATTTAGATTATTGTTTTGCTTCAACTTTTTTTATAAAAAAATTAAAAAATGTTACTGTTGGTGGTCATAAAGACTGGTCTCACTATAGTGACCATTGCCCTTTAATTGTAGAGTTTGATATTAGTTAA
- a CDS encoding CMP deaminase has product MSEEKQLKYDTAYLKIAKEWGQLSYCERKQVGAIIVRDRMIISDGYNGTPTGFENVCEDSQGNTKWYVLHAEANAISKVAGSTQSCKGATLYITLSPCKECSKLIYQAGIVRVVYSKEYKDDSGLEFLRKAGVIVDYLPILK; this is encoded by the coding sequence ATGTCTGAAGAGAAACAACTAAAGTATGATACTGCATATTTAAAAATAGCAAAAGAGTGGGGACAATTATCATATTGTGAACGTAAACAAGTTGGAGCGATAATTGTAAGAGATAGAATGATTATTTCTGATGGATATAATGGAACACCTACTGGTTTTGAAAATGTATGTGAAGATAGTCAAGGCAATACAAAATGGTATGTGTTACATGCAGAAGCTAATGCCATTTCTAAAGTGGCAGGCTCTACACAGTCCTGTAAAGGCGCTACACTTTATATTACATTATCACCATGTAAAGAATGTAGTAAGCTTATATATCAAGCAGGAATTGTACGTGTAGTATATAGTAAAGAATATAAAGACGATTCGGGATTAGAGTTTTTAAGAAAAGCAGGAGTAATTGTAGATTATTTACCAATTTTAAAATAG
- a CDS encoding ribonucleoside-diphosphate reductase subunit alpha, whose product MYVIKRDGRKEQIMFDKITARVRKLCYGLNELVDPLKVAMRVIEGLYDGVTTSELDNLAAEIAATMTTAHPDYARLAARISVSNLHKNTKKTFSEVMHDLYTYVNPRTGKDAPLLSDEVYKVIKENKDVLDSTIIYNRDFGYDYFGFKTLERSYLLKLNGKIAERPQHMLMRVSIGIHLNDLDAAIETYELMSKKYFTHATPTLFNSGTPKPQMSSCFLLTMKDDSIDGIYDTLKQTAKISQSAGGIGLAIHNIRATGSYIAGTNGTSNGIVPMLKVFNDTARYVDQGGGKRKGSFAMYIEPWHADIMSFLDLKKNHGAEELRARDLFYAMWMPDLFMKRVQDNAEWTLMCPNECPGLPDVHSEEFEALYTKYEAEGKGRKTIKARELWEKILESQIETGTPYMLYKDAANRKSNQQNLGTIKSSNLCTEIMEYTSPDEVAVCNLASIALPMFVKNGEFDHKELFRITKRVTKNLNRVIDRNYYPVKEAENSNFRHRPIGLGVQGLADTFIKLRLPFTSDEAKKLNHDIFETLYFAAVTASMEEAKADGPYETYKGSPISKGDFQHNLWNIKDEELSGLWDWGKLRKQVLKHGVRNSLLVAPMPTASTSQILGNNECFEPYTSNIYTRRVLSGEFIVVNKHLLEDLVELGLWNEGLKNEIMRANGSIQNVDNIPADIKELYKTVWEMSMKDIIDMSRQRGYFIDQSQSLNLFLEGATMAKLTSMHFYAWKSGLKTGMYYLRTKAAVDAKKFTVTKETKKEPVVETTKAQETVVIAQQQAKAVKTAAKFAQETAEVEPMTPEEMKALINQAKEGQGDDCLMCGS is encoded by the coding sequence ATGTATGTAATAAAAAGAGACGGGAGAAAAGAACAAATAATGTTCGACAAAATTACTGCGAGAGTGCGTAAACTATGCTATGGTTTAAATGAATTAGTAGACCCTTTAAAAGTAGCAATGCGTGTTATTGAAGGATTATACGATGGTGTAACAACAAGTGAGTTAGATAATTTAGCAGCAGAAATTGCAGCGACAATGACGACTGCTCATCCAGATTATGCACGTTTAGCAGCTAGAATTTCTGTTTCTAATTTACATAAAAACACAAAGAAAACTTTTAGTGAGGTGATGCACGATTTATATACATATGTAAATCCTAGAACTGGTAAAGATGCACCACTTTTATCAGATGAAGTTTATAAAGTAATAAAAGAAAACAAAGATGTATTAGATTCTACGATTATTTATAATCGTGATTTTGGTTATGATTATTTCGGATTTAAGACTCTAGAACGTTCTTATCTTTTAAAATTAAATGGGAAAATCGCTGAACGCCCACAGCATATGCTTATGCGTGTTTCTATAGGAATACACCTAAATGATTTAGATGCAGCTATTGAGACATATGAGTTAATGTCTAAAAAATATTTTACACACGCTACACCAACACTTTTTAACTCAGGAACACCAAAACCTCAAATGTCATCATGTTTTTTACTAACAATGAAAGATGATAGTATTGATGGGATTTACGATACATTAAAACAAACTGCAAAAATCTCACAATCTGCAGGAGGAATAGGTTTGGCAATACATAATATTAGAGCAACGGGAAGCTATATCGCTGGAACAAATGGAACAAGTAATGGTATTGTTCCAATGCTTAAAGTATTTAACGATACGGCACGTTATGTAGATCAAGGAGGAGGAAAGCGTAAAGGGAGTTTTGCAATGTATATTGAGCCTTGGCATGCAGACATTATGAGTTTCTTAGATCTTAAGAAAAACCATGGTGCAGAAGAGTTACGTGCACGTGATTTATTCTATGCGATGTGGATGCCAGATTTATTTATGAAACGTGTGCAAGACAATGCAGAATGGACCTTAATGTGCCCTAATGAATGCCCTGGATTACCAGATGTGCATAGTGAAGAATTTGAAGCATTGTATACAAAATATGAAGCAGAAGGGAAAGGAAGGAAAACAATTAAAGCACGTGAACTTTGGGAGAAAATTTTAGAATCTCAAATTGAAACGGGGACACCATATATGTTGTATAAGGATGCGGCTAACCGTAAATCTAATCAACAAAATTTAGGAACAATTAAATCGTCTAACTTATGTACCGAAATTATGGAGTATACATCTCCAGATGAAGTTGCAGTATGTAATTTAGCATCTATTGCTTTACCTATGTTCGTAAAGAATGGAGAGTTTGACCATAAAGAATTATTCAGAATTACAAAACGTGTCACTAAAAATTTAAATAGAGTTATAGATCGTAACTACTATCCTGTAAAAGAAGCAGAAAACTCTAACTTTCGTCACCGCCCAATAGGTTTAGGAGTACAAGGTTTAGCAGATACGTTTATTAAATTAAGATTACCTTTTACAAGCGATGAGGCTAAAAAACTAAATCATGATATTTTTGAAACACTTTATTTTGCTGCAGTTACTGCCTCTATGGAAGAAGCTAAAGCAGATGGACCTTACGAAACTTACAAAGGTTCACCAATAAGTAAAGGAGATTTTCAACACAATCTCTGGAATATAAAAGACGAAGAATTAAGCGGTCTTTGGGATTGGGGTAAATTAAGAAAACAAGTGTTAAAGCACGGTGTGCGCAATTCTTTATTAGTAGCACCAATGCCAACAGCAAGTACGTCACAAATATTAGGAAACAATGAGTGCTTCGAGCCTTATACGTCTAATATTTATACACGTCGTGTACTATCTGGAGAATTTATCGTGGTTAACAAACATCTACTGGAAGATCTAGTAGAATTAGGACTTTGGAATGAAGGACTTAAGAATGAAATAATGAGAGCTAATGGTTCTATACAAAATGTAGATAATATCCCTGCAGATATTAAAGAATTGTATAAAACAGTTTGGGAAATGAGTATGAAAGATATTATAGATATGTCTCGCCAGCGAGGATACTTTATAGATCAATCACAATCTCTTAATCTATTCTTAGAAGGAGCAACTATGGCTAAGTTAACGTCCATGCATTTTTATGCTTGGAAAAGTGGTTTAAAAACAGGAATGTATTATTTACGTACCAAAGCAGCTGTAGATGCTAAGAAATTTACAGTAACTAAAGAAACAAAAAAGGAACCAGTTGTAGAAACGACCAAAGCTCAAGAAACAGTAGTCATTGCGCAACAACAAGCAAAAGCTGTAAAAACAGCAGCTAAATTTGCTCAAGAAACAGCAGAAGTAGAGCCAATGACACCAGAAGAAATGAAAGCATTAATTAATCAAGCCAAAGAAGGACAAGGTGATGATTGCTTAATGTGTGGATCATAA
- a CDS encoding phosphate ABC transporter ATP-binding protein, giving the protein MSDQALKIIRHKNAAKEEISISIDGFHVWIKDTHILKNINLEIPKNKITCIIGPSGSGKSTLIRSLNRINDDVSGLHTQGNIKINDSSINTHSVDTAMLRSQVGMVFQRPCVFPKSISENVVFGIQHAKKLSKSEKSQIVEDNLKAVSLWREVSHRLDDKAMSLSIGQQQRLCIARTLALTPEVILLDEPTASLDPVSSRAIEDMMLGLKSQYTLVFVTHNIQQAQRIADHLVFICEGKVIESGSASKLFNSPSDPKTKAYLNDEYCDC; this is encoded by the coding sequence ATGAGTGATCAAGCATTAAAAATTATACGTCATAAAAATGCTGCTAAAGAAGAAATTTCTATTTCCATAGATGGTTTTCACGTATGGATAAAGGATACTCATATTTTAAAAAATATTAATTTAGAGATTCCTAAAAATAAAATTACTTGTATTATTGGACCTTCTGGTAGTGGGAAATCTACTTTAATTCGTAGTTTAAATAGAATAAATGATGATGTTTCTGGTCTTCACACTCAAGGAAATATTAAAATAAATGACAGTTCTATAAATACACATTCTGTTGATACTGCTATGCTTCGCAGTCAAGTAGGAATGGTTTTTCAGCGCCCCTGTGTGTTTCCAAAATCTATAAGTGAAAATGTAGTTTTCGGAATACAACATGCAAAAAAATTAAGTAAATCAGAAAAATCACAAATTGTAGAAGATAATTTAAAAGCGGTGTCTTTATGGAGAGAAGTATCTCATCGATTAGACGATAAAGCAATGTCTTTATCTATTGGACAACAACAACGTTTATGCATTGCTCGTACATTAGCTCTTACTCCAGAAGTGATTTTATTAGATGAACCTACTGCTTCTTTAGACCCTGTTTCATCACGCGCAATTGAAGATATGATGTTAGGTTTAAAATCACAGTATACATTAGTTTTCGTAACTCACAATATCCAGCAAGCACAGCGTATAGCAGATCATTTAGTTTTTATATGTGAAGGTAAAGTTATAGAAAGTGGATCTGCTTCAAAATTATTTAACAGTCCTTCAGATCCTAAAACAAAGGCTTATCTTAATGATGAATATTGTGATTGTTAA
- a CDS encoding MarC family protein, giving the protein MQLNFKEIFTAFMILFAVIDIIGNIPIIIDLRKKAGHIQSEKASVIAGIIMIVFLFVGNNILTLIGIDVNSFAVAGAFILFFIALEMILGITLYKQDESTALTASVFPLAFPLIAGPGSLTTLLSIRAEYEIQNIIIAVIVNVLFIYIVLKTSARIERFIGKNGISIIRKVFGVILLAIAVKLFTTNIKELL; this is encoded by the coding sequence ATGCAATTAAATTTTAAAGAAATTTTTACAGCATTTATGATTTTATTTGCTGTAATAGATATTATTGGGAACATTCCAATAATTATAGATTTAAGAAAAAAAGCAGGTCACATACAGAGCGAAAAAGCTTCTGTAATTGCAGGTATTATCATGATTGTTTTCTTATTTGTAGGAAATAATATCTTAACACTTATTGGAATTGATGTAAACTCTTTTGCAGTCGCAGGTGCATTTATACTCTTCTTTATCGCATTAGAAATGATATTAGGGATCACACTGTACAAACAAGATGAGAGTACTGCTTTAACAGCTTCTGTATTTCCCTTAGCTTTTCCATTAATTGCAGGTCCTGGAAGTTTAACGACTCTGTTATCTATTCGTGCAGAATACGAAATTCAGAATATTATTATTGCAGTAATTGTAAATGTTTTATTTATTTATATAGTATTAAAAACATCTGCGAGAATAGAACGTTTTATCGGCAAAAATGGAATAAGTATTATACGAAAAGTATTTGGAGTTATTTTGCTTGCTATAGCCGTAAAACTATTTACAACTAATATTAAAGAGCTTTTATAA
- a CDS encoding cupin domain-containing protein, whose product MKINKFKQMKQFIYIGIYILFFINVGFAQEKIEVTVFQLDSLMTELNENGRSWKTVLKNKDILTGLYILKAGTKDEQSPHKTNEVYYVVKGKGKFTAANKIQDVAEGSILFIKANVDHHFFDI is encoded by the coding sequence TTGAAAATAAATAAATTTAAACAAATGAAACAATTCATTTACATCGGTATTTATATTTTATTCTTTATAAACGTTGGCTTTGCTCAAGAAAAAATAGAAGTAACAGTATTTCAATTAGATTCTTTAATGACCGAATTAAATGAAAATGGTCGCTCTTGGAAAACAGTTTTAAAAAACAAAGATATACTAACAGGATTGTATATACTTAAAGCGGGGACAAAAGATGAGCAATCACCTCATAAAACAAATGAAGTATATTATGTTGTAAAGGGGAAGGGTAAATTTACAGCAGCAAATAAAATACAAGATGTAGCAGAAGGTAGTATTCTGTTTATAAAAGCTAATGTCGATCATCATTTTTTTGATATTTAG
- a CDS encoding DUF3109 family protein, with amino-acid sequence MFQLGKTIVSEDIIKKDFVCNLSTCKGACCIDGDAGAPLEEDEVAILKEIYPKVKPFLRQEGINAIETQGTSIISDFDEFETPLINGADCAYVIFDENKTALCAIEEAYNQGEVSWKKPVSCHLYPIRTRDYTEFSAVNYDKWEICDDACTLGKELQIPIYKFVKEALIRKFGEDWYTELETIAEQMNTSK; translated from the coding sequence ATGTTTCAACTAGGAAAAACAATAGTCTCTGAAGACATTATAAAAAAAGACTTTGTGTGTAATTTAAGTACCTGTAAAGGAGCTTGTTGTATAGATGGAGATGCTGGAGCTCCGTTAGAAGAAGATGAGGTAGCTATTTTAAAAGAAATTTACCCTAAAGTAAAGCCTTTTTTGAGACAAGAAGGGATAAACGCAATCGAAACTCAAGGTACCTCTATTATATCTGATTTTGATGAATTTGAAACCCCTTTAATTAATGGCGCCGATTGTGCATATGTTATTTTTGATGAAAATAAAACTGCGCTTTGTGCTATTGAAGAAGCATATAATCAAGGAGAGGTGAGTTGGAAAAAACCTGTTTCTTGTCACCTATACCCAATACGTACGAGAGATTACACAGAATTCTCTGCTGTTAATTACGATAAATGGGAAATTTGTGATGATGCTTGTACGCTAGGTAAAGAGCTGCAAATACCTATTTATAAATTTGTAAAAGAAGCTTTGATTCGAAAATTTGGAGAAGATTGGTATACAGAATTGGAAACAATTGCTGAACAAATGAATACTAGTAAATAA
- a CDS encoding DUF547 domain-containing protein translates to MDLFEWSQKFSRILKTAKLDYLSGEQIQIEVFSDIIQTLSQLNLSLLDNDQKKKAFWVNIYNGFTNYLIIKLRLKTNMKEYPDFFKSNTLTIHNYKFSLDDIEHGLLRKNVRMHILPNDKRLQFQVKELDYRIHFALNCGAKSCPAIAYYTFNNIEEELDLAESVFIENEFLVNHKEKTIKCSEIFIWYKDDFKKKYLNNPKHLDYTIIKKPYNWQL, encoded by the coding sequence ATGGATCTGTTTGAGTGGTCGCAAAAATTCTCTAGAATACTTAAAACAGCCAAGCTGGATTATCTCTCTGGTGAGCAAATTCAAATTGAAGTATTTAGCGATATTATACAGACTTTGTCTCAATTAAACCTTTCTTTATTAGATAATGATCAAAAGAAAAAAGCGTTTTGGGTTAATATCTATAATGGCTTTACTAATTACCTAATCATTAAGTTAAGATTAAAAACAAATATGAAGGAGTATCCTGATTTTTTTAAATCTAATACTCTTACGATCCATAACTATAAATTTTCGTTAGATGATATAGAGCATGGCTTACTCCGAAAAAATGTCAGAATGCATATATTACCTAATGATAAACGCTTGCAATTTCAGGTTAAAGAATTAGATTATAGAATTCATTTTGCGTTAAATTGTGGTGCAAAATCATGTCCAGCAATAGCATATTATACATTTAATAATATTGAAGAAGAACTTGATTTAGCAGAATCTGTTTTTATAGAGAATGAATTTCTTGTAAATCATAAAGAGAAAACTATTAAGTGTTCTGAAATTTTTATTTGGTATAAAGATGATTTTAAAAAAAAATATTTGAATAATCCAAAACATCTAGACTATACAATTATAAAAAAGCCTTATAATTGGCAGTTGTAG
- a CDS encoding S41 family peptidase encodes MQIKKVYIPLLLGLAVAIGIFIGGKLSFSDESGRLFSENSKKDKLNRLIDYIDYEYVDDINTDSIVDVTVNKILDNLDPHSTYIPKRDLQRVTESMKGDFVGIGVSFYTLRDTVTVIRTLEGGPAGKVGIKAGDRIVIADGDSIYGREWTNDRVVQKLRGVKNSKVTLKVFRKGEPELLKFNVKRSDVPIKSVDASYMLTNDLGYIKVNRFAETTYKEFKTGLDKLQDKGATKLILDLRDNPGGFLNVTERIVDEFLGKNKLILYTKNKSGKIEKTFATKRGDFEEGEIYVLINENSASASEIVAGALQDNDKGTIIGRRSYGKGLVQREMALGDGSAIRLTVSRYYTPTGRSIQRSYKNGNQNYYNDYYKRKDNGELSNEDKIEIADSLKFTTPKGKIVYGGGGIIPDVFVPINKKKNSDTVEGIVASEAMANFIFRELDKDRGKFEGISEQDFINDFEFDDIVLERFSEYLNSITRRNITFYAYNDEIKLYLKATLGEQLYGTEAYTKIVNSDDLMISKVKSVINNAKD; translated from the coding sequence GTGCAGATAAAAAAAGTATACATACCATTATTATTAGGTTTAGCAGTAGCTATAGGAATCTTTATTGGAGGAAAATTAAGTTTTTCGGATGAATCAGGACGTTTGTTTTCTGAGAATTCTAAAAAAGATAAACTTAATAGACTTATAGATTATATTGACTATGAGTATGTAGACGATATTAATACTGATAGTATTGTAGATGTCACGGTAAATAAGATACTAGACAATTTAGACCCGCATTCTACTTATATCCCTAAAAGAGATTTACAGCGCGTTACAGAAAGCATGAAAGGCGACTTTGTAGGCATTGGAGTGAGTTTTTATACACTTCGCGATACAGTTACAGTTATTAGAACATTAGAAGGAGGGCCAGCTGGTAAAGTAGGTATTAAAGCAGGAGACCGTATTGTTATAGCAGATGGAGACTCTATTTATGGAAGAGAATGGACCAATGATAGAGTAGTGCAAAAACTAAGAGGTGTTAAAAACTCTAAAGTAACTCTTAAAGTTTTTAGAAAGGGAGAACCTGAGCTTTTAAAATTTAATGTGAAACGAAGTGATGTCCCTATAAAAAGTGTAGACGCATCGTATATGCTTACAAATGATTTAGGTTATATAAAAGTAAATCGTTTTGCAGAAACAACCTATAAAGAATTCAAAACAGGATTAGATAAACTTCAAGATAAAGGAGCGACAAAGCTCATACTAGATTTACGAGATAATCCAGGAGGGTTTTTAAATGTAACAGAACGAATTGTTGATGAGTTTTTAGGAAAAAATAAACTCATATTATATACAAAAAATAAGAGCGGAAAAATTGAAAAAACTTTTGCAACCAAGCGAGGTGATTTTGAAGAAGGTGAAATATATGTACTAATTAATGAGAACTCAGCATCTGCAAGTGAAATTGTTGCAGGCGCATTACAAGATAACGACAAAGGGACTATTATAGGACGTCGTTCTTATGGAAAAGGATTAGTGCAACGTGAAATGGCTTTAGGAGATGGTAGCGCAATTAGATTAACTGTATCGAGATATTATACACCTACAGGACGCTCTATACAGCGTTCGTATAAAAACGGAAATCAAAATTATTACAATGATTATTATAAACGAAAAGATAATGGAGAATTATCTAATGAAGATAAAATTGAAATAGCAGATTCTTTAAAGTTTACGACACCTAAAGGAAAAATAGTTTATGGCGGTGGAGGCATTATTCCAGATGTGTTTGTACCAATCAATAAAAAGAAAAATAGTGATACTGTAGAAGGTATTGTTGCAAGTGAAGCAATGGCTAATTTTATTTTTCGTGAATTAGATAAAGACAGAGGAAAATTTGAAGGTATAAGTGAGCAAGATTTTATTAATGATTTTGAATTTGATGATATTGTTTTAGAGCGTTTTAGCGAATATCTCAATAGTATCACACGTCGTAATATAACATTTTACGCTTATAACGATGAAATAAAGTTATATCTTAAAGCTACATTAGGAGAACAATTATATGGTACAGAAGCCTATACTAAAATTGTTAATAGTGATGACTTAATGATTAGTAAAGTTAAGTCAGTCATTAATAATGCTAAAGACTAA
- a CDS encoding DNA-binding response regulator produces MHKPINVLIVENQSLIIDAFKRALEHIDNTFKNLNFNINIVKNCKVAFAEIKKTAPNNLIDLILLNIDIPPCRTKKVIFIDDLALELKKQFPKTKIIVFALKCDNHRINAIIKELNPDSILINTDVDFNELTHAIKTVLVEPPYYSKKVMRFIRKYMTNDLRLDKVDRLILYYLSQGIKTSDLPELVYLSISAIERRKRLLKETFNLEKGNDKALIKIAQERGII; encoded by the coding sequence ATGCATAAACCAATTAATGTTCTAATAGTTGAAAATCAATCATTAATTATAGATGCATTTAAAAGAGCTTTAGAGCATATTGATAATACATTTAAAAATTTAAATTTTAATATAAACATCGTTAAAAATTGTAAAGTTGCTTTTGCAGAAATAAAAAAAACAGCCCCAAATAATTTAATAGATCTCATATTATTAAATATTGATATTCCACCATGTCGTACAAAAAAAGTGATTTTTATAGATGATTTAGCTTTAGAATTAAAAAAACAATTTCCTAAAACTAAAATTATTGTATTTGCATTAAAGTGTGATAATCACAGAATTAATGCTATTATAAAAGAGCTAAATCCAGACAGTATATTAATTAATACTGATGTTGATTTTAATGAGCTTACGCATGCCATCAAGACTGTTTTAGTTGAGCCTCCATATTATAGTAAAAAAGTGATGCGTTTTATTAGAAAATATATGACAAATGATCTTAGATTAGATAAAGTAGATAGATTAATTTTGTACTATTTGTCTCAAGGCATTAAAACTAGTGACTTGCCTGAATTAGTTTATCTTTCTATTAGTGCTATAGAAAGGCGTAAAAGACTTTTAAAAGAGACATTTAATCTAGAAAAAGGAAATGACAAGGCACTAATTAAAATAGCTCAAGAAAGAGGTATTATTTAG